A genomic stretch from Caulobacter sp. FWC2 includes:
- a CDS encoding IS110 family transposase, with translation MVTPVRIGMDTAKSVFQLHGVDENEIVVLRRQLRRADMIRYFEKLPPALVAIESCGSSHHWARLLESFGHEVKLIPPQYVKPYVKRGKNDAADAEALCEAVTRPTMRFVPVKSKERQAACMLMTVRERLVMVKSQLSNAFRSYAAEFGIVGPSGRQNVNGLIARVLEDDTLPELARELFHFQAKEYAAVEARLAEIDAKLMKWHRADELSRRIATIPGVGPIGSTMLSMKAPPAETFGSGRDFAAWLGLTPRDHSTGGRSRLGGITKAGDPSIRSTLIVGATALLRHVRLGHTKPSPWLAKLMERKPPKLVAVAMANKFARIAWRLMVSGGVYTRPAALNPT, from the coding sequence ATGGTTACACCAGTGCGTATCGGCATGGACACGGCTAAGTCCGTGTTCCAGCTCCACGGAGTGGATGAGAACGAGATTGTAGTTCTGCGGCGCCAGCTCCGGCGCGCCGACATGATCCGCTACTTCGAAAAGCTTCCGCCGGCCCTTGTCGCCATCGAGTCCTGCGGCAGTTCCCACCATTGGGCGCGGCTCCTGGAGTCATTCGGCCACGAGGTGAAGCTGATCCCGCCGCAGTACGTGAAGCCGTACGTTAAGCGCGGGAAGAACGACGCGGCCGACGCCGAAGCGCTCTGCGAGGCCGTCACCAGGCCGACGATGCGCTTCGTGCCTGTAAAGTCCAAGGAGCGTCAGGCGGCCTGCATGTTGATGACCGTGCGCGAACGCCTGGTCATGGTGAAGTCGCAGCTCAGCAACGCTTTCCGGAGCTATGCGGCGGAGTTTGGGATCGTGGGCCCGTCCGGCCGGCAGAACGTCAACGGTCTGATCGCGCGTGTCCTCGAAGATGACACGCTGCCGGAACTGGCCCGCGAGCTGTTCCACTTCCAGGCCAAGGAGTACGCCGCAGTCGAGGCGCGCCTGGCGGAGATCGACGCGAAGCTAATGAAGTGGCACCGCGCTGACGAGCTGAGCCGGCGCATCGCCACCATTCCCGGCGTCGGTCCTATTGGCTCGACGATGCTGAGCATGAAAGCGCCGCCGGCGGAGACCTTCGGCTCCGGGCGCGACTTCGCGGCCTGGCTTGGTCTCACGCCGCGAGACCATTCGACGGGCGGTCGATCAAGGCTCGGCGGGATCACCAAGGCCGGAGATCCATCGATCCGGTCAACGCTGATCGTCGGGGCCACAGCGCTGCTGCGCCATGTGCGCCTCGGGCATACAAAGCCATCGCCATGGCTGGCCAAGCTCATGGAGCGGAAGCCGCCCAAGCTGGTCGCGGTAGCGATGGCCAACAAGTTCGCCAGGATCGCTTGGCGGCTGATGGTGTCGGGCGGAGTATACACCCGACCCGCAGCGCTGAACCCGACCTGA
- a CDS encoding SOS response-associated peptidase family protein, with protein sequence MCNLYALMKARAEVAALARAMTDLNNNQPPMPGIYPDYAAPIIVNGDDGRRMMRDARWGMPSSKEALFAAATKRADKLRAKGAEFDFAELLKMEPDKGTTNVRNTVSLKTGRINTHWKAWLGPENRCLVPFTSFAEPDQDHEKTRKNIWFALDESRPVAFFAGLWTPHACVRMISKGWEDVVAYGFLTTDSAEPVRTYHSQAMPVILTEPEEWDLWMSDAPWSEVARLQRPLPERLKIVAVGGKSDEIIPA encoded by the coding sequence ATCTGCAACCTCTACGCCCTGATGAAGGCGCGCGCCGAAGTCGCCGCCTTGGCGCGGGCGATGACCGATCTCAACAACAACCAGCCGCCCATGCCCGGGATTTATCCGGACTATGCCGCGCCGATCATCGTCAATGGCGACGATGGGCGCAGGATGATGCGCGATGCGCGCTGGGGCATGCCGTCTTCGAAGGAAGCCCTGTTCGCAGCCGCGACCAAGAGGGCCGACAAGCTCCGCGCCAAGGGCGCAGAGTTCGACTTCGCCGAACTGCTGAAGATGGAGCCCGACAAGGGCACCACCAATGTGCGCAACACGGTCAGCTTGAAGACCGGCAGGATCAATACCCACTGGAAGGCCTGGCTGGGTCCGGAAAACCGCTGCCTCGTCCCCTTCACGTCGTTCGCCGAACCCGACCAGGACCATGAGAAGACCCGCAAGAACATCTGGTTCGCCCTCGATGAGAGCCGTCCCGTCGCCTTCTTCGCCGGCCTCTGGACGCCGCACGCCTGCGTCAGAATGATCAGCAAGGGTTGGGAGGATGTCGTCGCCTATGGCTTCCTGACCACGGACTCCGCCGAGCCGGTCAGAACCTACCATTCACAGGCCATGCCGGTGATCCTGACCGAACCGGAGGAATGGGATCTGTGGATGAGCGACGCGCCATGGAGCGAGGTCGCCAGGCTTCAGCGTCCGCTTCCGGAACGCCTGAAGATCGTCGCGGTCGGCGGCAAGAGCGACGAGATCATTCCAGCCTGA
- a CDS encoding ImuA family protein, translated as MTPSSPSPPPPVALDALRRQVHALEVEGRATRAVLPFGVAQIDERLPGGGLLLGGLHEVAGGADGALHGAAAARFAAGILARADGDVLWCLRQRDLFAPSLAQVGLPPERVIFAEAGDEAGVLASMEEGLRHPGLAGVVGEVAKLSMTASRRLQLAAEKSGAMCIAIRRWRRVADAADLGQPTAALTRWRVSALPSSPLPVPGVGRPRWFLELLRCRAGDAFDIELEACDAKGHLRIPAPLAHRPVGPDAGQNAPGWDRTAA; from the coding sequence ATGACCCCTTCAAGCCCCTCACCCCCGCCCCCTGTCGCGCTCGACGCGCTTCGCCGCCAGGTTCACGCCCTCGAGGTCGAAGGCCGTGCGACGCGCGCGGTGTTGCCGTTTGGCGTCGCCCAGATCGATGAGCGGTTGCCCGGTGGCGGCTTGCTGCTCGGCGGGCTGCACGAGGTGGCCGGCGGCGCGGATGGCGCGCTGCACGGCGCGGCCGCGGCGCGCTTCGCCGCCGGGATCCTGGCCCGCGCCGACGGCGATGTCCTGTGGTGCCTTCGCCAGCGCGACCTTTTCGCCCCGTCCCTGGCCCAGGTCGGCCTGCCGCCCGAGCGGGTGATCTTCGCCGAGGCCGGCGACGAGGCCGGCGTCCTGGCCTCGATGGAGGAAGGCCTGCGTCACCCGGGCCTGGCCGGGGTGGTCGGCGAGGTCGCCAAGCTGTCGATGACCGCCTCGCGCCGCCTGCAGCTGGCGGCCGAGAAAAGCGGCGCGATGTGCATCGCCATCCGAAGATGGAGACGGGTGGCGGACGCGGCCGATCTTGGCCAGCCGACCGCGGCCCTGACCCGATGGCGGGTGTCGGCCCTACCCTCCTCACCGTTGCCTGTTCCCGGCGTGGGCCGTCCCCGCTGGTTTCTCGAACTTCTCCGCTGCCGCGCCGGCGACGCCTTCGACATCGAGCTGGAAGCCTGTGACGCCAAGGGTCATCTCCGTATTCCTGCCCCGCTGGCCCACCGACCGGTTGGCCCGGATGCAGGCCAGAACGCCCCCGGCTGGGACCGCACCGCCGCCTGA
- a CDS encoding DUF6504 family protein — MVGRVGRRRAIAHMNLAAARTGLRLGQAVAHATALVPGLVLRDLDAAGDQAALERLALWAQRLYSPTVAADPPDGLVIDASGCAHLFGGEEAMLIDIRQRLAKVGLAAQVAIADSWGGAHALARYGRRAIFMAAPGATGRDLRDLPVAALRLPGPLVQVLAKLGFDTIGELEATPKGPLAHRLGLEPIRRLDQAFGREREALEPVFAPQTLRTARVFAEPIGAPETLARYLGALTLELCALLEAASLGARSLDAFFFRVDNRIETARIGLAVPARDAKRLTRLLCEKLQTVDPGFGVDRMVLAAPGAEPLAYRQDEVALGPKAGPGHDADHAGLIDILSNRLGPEHVYRLTSADSDLPERSVRKAPALARPPAFSWPADWPRPTRFLPRPEPIETLALLPDQPPASFTWRGVRRRVRCADGPERVFGEWWKADAELARSRDYFQVEDEAGERYWIYRDGDGEDPASGTQRWFMAGVFG; from the coding sequence ATGGTCGGACGGGTCGGCCGGCGCCGGGCGATCGCGCATATGAACCTGGCCGCCGCCCGCACGGGTCTGCGCCTTGGCCAGGCGGTCGCCCACGCCACGGCCCTGGTCCCGGGCCTGGTGCTGCGCGATCTCGACGCGGCCGGCGACCAGGCCGCGCTCGAGCGGTTGGCCCTGTGGGCCCAGCGGCTCTACTCGCCCACGGTCGCGGCCGACCCGCCCGATGGCCTGGTCATCGACGCCAGCGGCTGCGCGCATCTGTTCGGCGGCGAGGAGGCGATGCTGATCGACATCCGCCAGCGCCTGGCCAAGGTCGGTTTGGCCGCGCAGGTCGCCATCGCCGACAGTTGGGGCGGCGCCCACGCCCTGGCCCGCTACGGCCGCCGGGCGATCTTCATGGCCGCGCCCGGCGCGACCGGCCGTGACCTGCGCGACCTGCCGGTGGCGGCGCTGCGGCTGCCGGGTCCGCTGGTCCAGGTCCTCGCCAAGCTTGGCTTCGACACCATCGGCGAGCTGGAGGCCACGCCCAAGGGGCCGCTGGCCCATCGCCTGGGCCTGGAGCCCATCCGCCGGCTCGACCAGGCCTTCGGCCGCGAGCGCGAGGCGCTCGAGCCGGTGTTCGCGCCCCAGACCCTGCGCACGGCCAGGGTGTTCGCCGAGCCGATCGGCGCGCCCGAGACCCTGGCGCGGTATCTGGGCGCGCTGACCCTGGAGCTTTGCGCCCTGCTGGAGGCCGCCAGCCTGGGCGCAAGGTCGCTCGACGCCTTCTTCTTCCGGGTCGACAACCGCATCGAGACCGCGCGGATCGGCCTGGCCGTCCCGGCCCGCGACGCCAAGCGCCTGACCCGGCTGCTCTGCGAGAAGCTTCAAACCGTCGATCCGGGCTTTGGCGTCGACAGGATGGTGCTGGCCGCGCCGGGGGCCGAGCCCCTGGCCTATCGCCAGGACGAGGTGGCGTTAGGCCCCAAGGCCGGCCCCGGACACGACGCCGACCACGCCGGCCTGATCGATATCCTCTCCAACCGCCTGGGGCCCGAGCACGTCTATCGCCTGACCAGCGCCGACAGCGACCTGCCCGAACGCAGCGTGCGCAAGGCGCCGGCCCTGGCTCGGCCGCCGGCCTTCTCCTGGCCGGCCGATTGGCCAAGGCCCACCCGCTTTCTGCCGCGTCCCGAACCGATCGAGACCCTGGCCTTGCTGCCCGATCAGCCCCCGGCCTCGTTCACCTGGCGCGGGGTGCGCCGGCGCGTGCGGTGCGCCGACGGCCCCGAGCGCGTGTTTGGAGAATGGTGGAAGGCCGACGCGGAGCTGGCGCGCAGCAGAGACTATTTCCAGGTCGAGGACGAGGCCGGAGAGCGCTACTGGATCTATCGCGACGGCGACGGCGAGGATCCGGCCAGCGGCACGCAGCGCTGGTTCATGGCCGGGGTGTTTGGATGA
- a CDS encoding error-prone DNA polymerase — translation MNNPAQGLEDLGDYVELQCASHFSLLRGASSPGELFDEAQRLGYRALALCDRNSLAGLVRAHIAAKATGVRLIVGCELVLREGMTVLVYPTDRPAYGRLCRLLSLGKSRAGKGACDIDLSDLAAHAQGLIAILVPDRPDAACAVQLKKLKAVFGPEAHVALTLHRRPGDALRLHELEALARAAGVTPVVTNRVLFHDKDRRLLQDVVTCIRENTTIDDVGFKRDRHADRHLKAPREMLRLFPRHPAALAASAAIAARCLFSLDELTYQYPREVAEPGQTPQETLARLTWAGAARRFPEGVTPEVKAILDHELKLIGTLGYAPYFLTVNAIVAYARSQDILCQGRGSAANSAVCYVLGITSIDPERNDLLFERFVSQERDEPPDIDVDFEHGRRETVMQWVFETYGRHRSALVAVVQRFRPRGAVRDVGKVLGLPEDMTKGLSSQIWSFSREKIEEKHARDLGLDLSDRRLRLTLTLAQQLLNTPRHFSQHPGGFVLTHDRLDELVPIEPARMEGRQIIEWDKDDIDALKFMKVDCLALGMLTCLKRGLDLLKDHKGVALDLATIPPEDPRTYAMIRKADTLGVFQIESRAQMAMLPRLKPRSFYDLVIEVAIVRPGPIQGDMVHPYLRRREGKEKVSYPKPELEKVLGKTLGVPLFQEQAMRVAIECAGFTPGEADQLRRAMATFKFTGGVSHFRTKLVGGMVERGYPQDFAEQTFSQLEGFGSYGFPESHAASFALLAYASSWLKCHHPEVFCAALLNSQPMGFYQPAQIVRDALEHGVEVRPICVNASRWDCTLEEKSDGVLAVRLGLRMAGKLAEADAARLVLARAEDPYRSVDDVWRRAQIGTGALSRLAEADAFQPSLKLGRREAAWAIKGLRDVALPLFDQPGAAELNEAAPALKAMTEGRQIVEDYSHVGLSLRRHPLALLREDLAGLGRVPCQVATGARDSRHVKTAGLVLVRQTPGTAKGVMFMTIEDETGVSNLVIWKSLYEKQRRIALGAHLIGVDGRIQREGDVVHLVAYKLHDLSGLMATLQDRGADAGDLSWARRSRNFC, via the coding sequence ATGAACAATCCCGCGCAAGGCCTTGAAGACCTGGGCGATTACGTCGAGCTGCAGTGCGCCTCGCACTTCTCCCTGCTGCGCGGCGCCTCTTCGCCGGGCGAGCTCTTCGACGAGGCCCAGCGCCTGGGCTACCGGGCCTTGGCGCTCTGCGACCGCAACAGCCTGGCGGGCTTGGTGCGCGCCCACATCGCCGCCAAGGCCACCGGCGTGCGGCTGATCGTCGGCTGCGAACTGGTGCTGCGCGAGGGCATGACGGTCCTGGTCTATCCCACCGACCGGCCCGCCTATGGCCGGCTGTGCCGGCTGCTGTCCTTGGGCAAGAGCCGGGCCGGCAAGGGCGCGTGCGACATCGACCTTTCCGACCTGGCCGCCCATGCCCAGGGCCTGATCGCCATCCTGGTCCCCGACCGGCCCGACGCGGCCTGCGCCGTCCAGCTCAAGAAACTCAAGGCCGTCTTCGGCCCGGAGGCCCATGTCGCCCTGACTCTGCACCGACGGCCTGGCGACGCCCTTCGGCTGCATGAGCTGGAGGCGCTGGCCCGCGCGGCGGGCGTGACGCCGGTGGTGACCAACCGGGTGCTCTTCCACGACAAGGACCGGCGCCTGCTGCAGGACGTCGTCACCTGCATCCGGGAGAACACCACCATCGACGATGTCGGCTTCAAGCGCGACCGTCACGCCGACCGTCATCTGAAGGCCCCGCGCGAGATGCTGCGGCTCTTCCCGCGCCACCCCGCGGCCCTCGCCGCGTCGGCGGCGATCGCGGCGCGATGCCTCTTTTCGCTCGACGAACTGACCTACCAGTATCCCCGCGAGGTCGCCGAGCCCGGCCAGACTCCCCAAGAGACCTTGGCGCGCCTGACCTGGGCCGGCGCGGCCCGCCGTTTTCCCGAGGGGGTGACGCCGGAGGTCAAGGCGATCCTCGATCATGAGCTGAAGCTGATCGGGACCTTGGGCTATGCGCCCTATTTCCTGACCGTCAACGCCATCGTCGCCTATGCCCGCAGCCAGGACATCCTCTGCCAGGGCCGCGGCTCGGCCGCCAATTCGGCGGTCTGCTACGTGCTGGGGATCACCTCCATCGACCCCGAGCGCAATGATCTGCTGTTCGAGCGCTTCGTCAGCCAGGAGCGCGACGAGCCGCCCGACATCGATGTCGACTTCGAGCACGGTCGGCGCGAGACCGTCATGCAGTGGGTGTTCGAGACCTACGGCCGTCACCGCAGCGCCCTGGTCGCCGTCGTCCAGCGCTTTCGGCCGCGCGGGGCGGTGCGCGACGTGGGCAAGGTGCTGGGCCTGCCCGAGGACATGACCAAGGGCCTGTCCAGCCAGATCTGGAGCTTCAGCCGCGAGAAGATCGAGGAAAAGCACGCCCGCGACCTCGGCCTGGACCTGTCGGATCGCCGGCTGCGCCTGACCCTGACGCTGGCCCAGCAGCTGCTCAACACGCCGCGACACTTTTCCCAACACCCGGGAGGCTTCGTCCTGACGCACGACCGGCTCGACGAGCTCGTGCCGATCGAGCCGGCGCGGATGGAGGGCCGCCAGATCATCGAATGGGACAAGGACGACATCGACGCGCTGAAGTTCATGAAGGTCGACTGCCTGGCGCTGGGCATGCTCACCTGCCTGAAGCGCGGCCTTGATTTACTGAAGGATCACAAGGGCGTGGCGCTGGATCTTGCCACCATTCCGCCGGAGGACCCGCGCACCTATGCGATGATCCGCAAGGCCGACACCCTGGGGGTCTTCCAGATCGAGAGCCGGGCCCAGATGGCCATGCTGCCCCGGCTCAAGCCTCGCTCGTTCTACGACCTGGTCATCGAGGTGGCGATCGTGCGACCCGGCCCGATCCAAGGCGACATGGTCCATCCCTATCTGCGTCGGCGCGAAGGCAAGGAAAAGGTCTCCTATCCCAAGCCGGAGCTCGAGAAGGTGCTGGGCAAGACCTTGGGGGTGCCGCTCTTCCAGGAGCAGGCCATGCGGGTGGCGATCGAGTGCGCCGGTTTCACGCCGGGCGAGGCCGACCAGCTGCGCCGGGCCATGGCGACCTTCAAGTTCACCGGCGGGGTCAGCCACTTCAGGACCAAGCTGGTTGGCGGCATGGTCGAGCGCGGCTACCCGCAGGACTTCGCCGAGCAGACCTTCTCCCAGCTGGAGGGCTTTGGCTCCTATGGCTTCCCCGAAAGCCACGCCGCCAGCTTCGCACTGCTGGCCTACGCCTCCTCCTGGCTCAAATGCCATCATCCCGAGGTCTTTTGCGCGGCCCTGCTCAACAGCCAGCCGATGGGTTTCTACCAGCCCGCCCAGATCGTCCGCGACGCGCTCGAGCACGGGGTCGAGGTGCGCCCGATCTGCGTCAACGCCTCGCGCTGGGACTGCACGTTGGAGGAAAAATCCGATGGCGTCCTGGCTGTGCGCCTGGGGCTGCGCATGGCCGGCAAGCTGGCGGAGGCGGACGCGGCCCGCCTGGTCCTGGCCCGCGCCGAAGACCCGTACCGCTCGGTCGACGACGTCTGGCGCCGCGCCCAGATCGGGACCGGCGCCCTGTCGCGCCTGGCCGAGGCCGACGCCTTCCAGCCCAGCCTGAAGCTGGGGCGGCGCGAGGCGGCCTGGGCCATCAAGGGTCTGCGCGACGTCGCCCTGCCGCTGTTCGACCAGCCGGGCGCGGCGGAACTGAACGAGGCCGCGCCGGCCCTCAAGGCCATGACCGAGGGTCGCCAGATCGTCGAGGACTACAGCCATGTGGGCTTGAGCCTGCGCCGCCATCCTTTGGCCCTGCTGCGCGAGGACCTGGCGGGTCTCGGCCGCGTCCCTTGCCAGGTCGCCACCGGCGCGCGCGACAGCCGTCACGTCAAGACCGCGGGCCTGGTTTTGGTGCGACAGACGCCGGGCACCGCCAAGGGGGTGATGTTCATGACCATCGAGGACGAGACGGGCGTATCGAACCTGGTGATCTGGAAATCCCTCTACGAGAAGCAGCGGCGCATCGCCCTGGGCGCCCACCTTATCGGCGTGGATGGACGCATCCAGCGCGAGGGCGATGTCGTTCACCTGGTGGCCTACAAGCTTCATGACCTTTCGGGCCTGATGGCGACCCTGCAGGATCGCGGCGCCGACGCCGGCGATCTGTCCTGGGCTCGCCGCAGCCGCAACTTCTGTTGA
- a CDS encoding alpha-ketoglutarate-dependent dioxygenase AlkB: MSDQPSLFKLTDAPRAAPPRGLPDGLVYQPDLVGAEDERALVAAVADLPLKPFQFQGYDGHRRVVSFGWAYDFARQVLEPAEPMPAFLRPLRDRVAALAGRDPEDFQQALAIEYAPGAGIGWHRDRPQFDIVAGVSLLSSCPFRFRRRTGERWERATLRPAPRSAYVLTGPARTAWEHSIPPVEALRYSLTFRTFRTRPGAA; the protein is encoded by the coding sequence ATGAGCGACCAGCCTAGCCTCTTTAAGCTTACCGACGCGCCGCGCGCCGCGCCGCCGCGCGGGCTGCCGGACGGCCTGGTCTACCAGCCGGACCTCGTCGGCGCCGAGGACGAGAGGGCCCTCGTCGCCGCGGTCGCCGACCTGCCGCTCAAGCCGTTCCAGTTCCAGGGCTATGACGGTCATCGCCGCGTGGTCTCGTTCGGCTGGGCCTACGACTTTGCCCGCCAGGTCCTGGAGCCGGCCGAGCCGATGCCGGCGTTCCTCCGGCCGCTACGCGACAGGGTGGCGGCCCTGGCCGGGCGCGATCCGGAGGATTTCCAGCAGGCCTTGGCGATCGAATATGCCCCGGGCGCGGGGATCGGCTGGCATCGCGACCGGCCGCAGTTCGACATCGTGGCCGGCGTCTCGCTGCTGTCCAGCTGCCCTTTCCGGTTCCGGCGGCGAACCGGTGAGCGCTGGGAGCGCGCGACGCTTCGGCCCGCGCCGCGCTCGGCCTATGTCCTGACCGGGCCCGCGCGCACCGCGTGGGAGCACTCGATCCCGCCCGTGGAGGCGCTGCGTTATTCGTTGACCTTCCGCACCTTTCGGACGCGTCCCGGCGCGGCCTAG